In the genome of Streptomyces sp. NBC_00433, the window CCCGGTGACAGCCACGCCGAGATCGCGCTGGCGGCGCTGGCCGCCGGCAAGCACGTGCTGTGCGAGAAGCCGCTGGCCAACTCGGTGCGCGAGGCCGAGGAGATGGCCGCGGCGGCGCAGAAGGCCGCGGCCGACGGGGTGCGGTCCATGGTGGCCTTCAACTACCGCAGGGTGCCGGCGCTCGCGCTGGCCAGGCAGCTGGTCGAGCAGGGCAGGCTGGGCAGGATCCACCAGGTGCGGGCGCAGTATCTGCAGGACTGGCTGGTGGACCCGGAATTCCCGCTGGCCTGGCGGCTGCAGAAGGACCGGGCGGGCTCCGGCGCGCTCGGCGACCTGGGCGCGCACAGCATCGACGTGGCGCAGTACCTGACCGGGCAGCGGATCTCCTCGGTGGGCGCGGTGCTGGAGACGTTCGTGACCGAGCGCCCGCTGCCGGCCAGCTCCAGCGGCCTGTCGGGGACGGCGAGCAGCGAGCGCGGCGCGGTGACGGTGGACGACGCGGCGCTCTTCACGGCCCGCTTCGACGGCGGCGCGATCGGCGTGTTCGAGGCTACGCGCTTCGCGACCGGGCACAAGAACGCGATGCGGATCGAGATCAGCGGCTCCGCGGGCTCGCTGGCCTTCGACGCCGAATCGATGAACGAACTGGCTTTCCACGACCGCTCGGAGGACGCCTCGACGGCGGGCTTCCGGCGCATCCTGGTGACCGAGCCGACGCACCCGTATCTGGACGCCTGGTGGCCGCCGGGCCACCTGATCGGCTACGAGCACACCTTCACCCACCAGGTGCGCGACTTCGTGACGGCCGTCGCGGAGGGTACGGACCCGCGGCCGTCGTTCGGCGACGGGCTCCAGGTGCAGAAGGTGCTGGCGGCCGTCGAGTCGAGCGCGGCGGCGCTCGGCGTCCACATCCCGGTGCAGGGCGCCACCGCGAAGTCCTGAGCCGCCGCGCACGCACCGGCCGCACACGCACCGACCCGACCGCCCACCCCCCGCCACAGGAGGACGCACATGGCACGACCCGTCACCCTCTTCACCGGCCAGTTCGCCGACCTGCCCTTCACCGAGGTGTGCCGGCTGGCCTCGCAGTGGGGCTACGACGGCCTGGAGATCGCCTGCTGGGGCGACCACTTCGACGTCGAGGCGGCGCTCAGCGACGACGGCTACCTGCCCCGGCTGCGCGACACCCTGGACAAGCACGGGCTGAAGTGCTGGACCATCTCCTGCCACCTGACCGGGCAGGCGGTCTGCGACCACCCGATCGACGAGCGGCACAAGGGCATCCTGCCGTCCAGGATCTGGGGCGACGGGGAGCCCGAGGGGGTGCGCACCCGGGCCGCCGAGGAGATCAAGAACACCGCGCGGGCCGCCGCCGCCTTCGGCGTCGACACCGTGGTGGGCTTCACGGGCTCCTCGATCTGGCACACCGTGGCGATGTTCCCGCCGGTGCCGCCGGAGATGATCGACCGCGGCTACCAGGACTTCGCCGACCGCTGGAACCCGATCCTCGACGTCTTCGACGAGGTCGGGGTGCGCTTCGCGCACGAGGTGCACCCGAGCGAGATCGCGTACGACTACTGGACGACCGTGCGCACCCTTGAGGCGATCGGCCACCGCCCGGCCTTCGGGCTGAACTTCGACCCGAGCCACTTCGTGTGGCAGGACCTGGACCCGGTCGGTTTCCTCTACGACTTCAAGGACCGCATCTACCACGTCGACTGCAAGGAGTCGGTCAAGCAGCTGAACGGGCGAAACGGGCGGCTCGGCTCGCACCTGCCGTGGGGCGACCCGCGGCGCGGCTGGGACTTCGTCTCGACCGGGCACGGCGACGTCCCGTGGGAGCCGGTCTTCCGGATGCTCAACAGCATCGGCTACGCGGGGCCGATCTCGGTGGAATGGGAGGACGCCGGCATGGACCGGCTGCTGGGGGCGCCCGCCGCGCTCGCGCACGTACGCGAGCTGGC includes:
- a CDS encoding Gfo/Idh/MocA family oxidoreductase gives rise to the protein MVGHAFMGAAHSHAWRTAGRFFDLPLRVELAAVCGRSAERVRQAAEQYGWQSAETDWRDLVARPDIDVVDICTPGDSHAEIALAALAAGKHVLCEKPLANSVREAEEMAAAAQKAAADGVRSMVAFNYRRVPALALARQLVEQGRLGRIHQVRAQYLQDWLVDPEFPLAWRLQKDRAGSGALGDLGAHSIDVAQYLTGQRISSVGAVLETFVTERPLPASSSGLSGTASSERGAVTVDDAALFTARFDGGAIGVFEATRFATGHKNAMRIEISGSAGSLAFDAESMNELAFHDRSEDASTAGFRRILVTEPTHPYLDAWWPPGHLIGYEHTFTHQVRDFVTAVAEGTDPRPSFGDGLQVQKVLAAVESSAAALGVHIPVQGATAKS
- a CDS encoding sugar phosphate isomerase/epimerase, translating into MARPVTLFTGQFADLPFTEVCRLASQWGYDGLEIACWGDHFDVEAALSDDGYLPRLRDTLDKHGLKCWTISCHLTGQAVCDHPIDERHKGILPSRIWGDGEPEGVRTRAAEEIKNTARAAAAFGVDTVVGFTGSSIWHTVAMFPPVPPEMIDRGYQDFADRWNPILDVFDEVGVRFAHEVHPSEIAYDYWTTVRTLEAIGHRPAFGLNFDPSHFVWQDLDPVGFLYDFKDRIYHVDCKESVKQLNGRNGRLGSHLPWGDPRRGWDFVSTGHGDVPWEPVFRMLNSIGYAGPISVEWEDAGMDRLLGAPAALAHVRELAAIEPPAASFDSAFSSSS